From a single Streptomyces liliifuscus genomic region:
- a CDS encoding cold-shock protein, giving the protein MPTGKVKWFNSEKGFGFLSRDDGGDVFVHSSVLPAGVDVLKPGQRVEFGVVAGQRGDQALSVTILDPTPSVAAAQRRKPDELASIVQDLTTLLENITPMLERGRYPDKASGAKIAGLLRAVADQLDV; this is encoded by the coding sequence GTGCCTACCGGCAAGGTCAAGTGGTTCAACAGCGAGAAGGGCTTCGGCTTTCTCTCCCGCGACGACGGCGGCGACGTCTTCGTTCATTCCTCGGTCCTGCCCGCCGGAGTCGATGTTCTCAAGCCGGGTCAGCGCGTGGAGTTCGGCGTGGTCGCCGGACAGCGCGGTGACCAGGCGCTTTCGGTGACGATCCTGGACCCGACCCCGTCCGTCGCGGCCGCCCAGCGCCGTAAGCCGGATGAACTGGCGTCCATCGTGCAGGACTTGACGACCCTCCTCGAAAACATCACGCCCATGCTGGAAAGGGGCCGCTACCCCGACAAGGCCTCCGGCGCGAAGATCGCGGGCCTGCTCCGAGCGGTGGCGGACCAACTGGACGTCTAG
- a CDS encoding HAD family hydrolase — protein MVHMTSRVLTVGFDLDMTLIDSRPGIHACYQALSARTGTYIDADLAITRLGPPLAEELVNWFPAEEVAAVADVYREMYPTHAIAATPAMAGAREAIAAVREAGGRAIVVTAKYEPNAKLHLSHLGIEPDAVIGDLWAERKAEALREYDAGVYVGDHTGDVRGARTANALSVAVATGPCDADELRQAGADVILTDLTEFPSWLVGYVGAPR, from the coding sequence ATGGTCCATATGACTTCTCGTGTGCTGACCGTCGGCTTCGATCTCGACATGACCCTCATTGACTCCCGGCCCGGTATCCACGCCTGCTACCAGGCACTTTCCGCGCGGACCGGGACGTACATCGATGCCGATCTGGCCATCACACGGCTCGGGCCGCCGCTTGCGGAGGAGCTGGTGAACTGGTTCCCGGCCGAGGAGGTCGCGGCCGTGGCGGACGTCTACCGGGAGATGTACCCCACACACGCCATCGCCGCGACGCCCGCGATGGCCGGCGCCCGCGAGGCCATAGCGGCGGTACGGGAGGCCGGCGGCCGGGCCATCGTCGTCACCGCCAAATACGAGCCGAATGCCAAGCTGCATCTCAGCCACCTCGGCATCGAGCCCGACGCCGTCATCGGTGACCTGTGGGCCGAACGCAAGGCGGAGGCCCTGCGCGAGTACGACGCCGGCGTCTACGTCGGCGACCACACCGGCGACGTACGGGGCGCCCGCACCGCGAACGCCCTGTCCGTGGCCGTCGCCACGGGCCCGTGCGACGCGGACGAACTACGGCAGGCGGGCGCGGACGTGATCCTCACGGACCTGACGGAGTTCCCGAGTTGGCTGGTGGGATACGTGGGCGCGCCCCGATAG
- a CDS encoding FecCD family ABC transporter permease has product MLHRRAVAVGAGLAVLLAATCLAYLCVGESFVAPGEVLKVLAGRPSADELVVGTLRAPRLVVGLLVGAAFGVAGGLIQTVARNPLASPDIIGISQGASALTVGAMTFGVTSYTVLPYLSVAGGLLAAALVYVFAWRGGLHATRFVLIGIGFAIALRSVTTLFMTKGDYLVAQQAQIWMTGSLNGRGWAEAAPLGWTLLVLVPAVAWAARAQRAVGLDDDTATALGVRLNRVRLGLVVLGVVLASVATGAAGPVDFVALLAPQIARRMTRTAQIPLVCSALLGAVVVVLADLLGRKLFSPTEVPVGVFTAAVGAPYLIWLIVRSRTVRSGVKA; this is encoded by the coding sequence CTGCTGCACCGGCGGGCGGTCGCCGTGGGCGCGGGCCTCGCCGTGCTGCTCGCGGCGACCTGTCTCGCGTACCTCTGTGTCGGCGAGAGCTTCGTCGCGCCCGGTGAGGTGCTGAAGGTCCTGGCCGGGCGGCCGTCGGCGGACGAGCTGGTGGTCGGGACGCTGCGGGCGCCCCGGCTGGTGGTCGGGCTGCTCGTCGGGGCGGCCTTCGGGGTCGCGGGCGGGCTGATCCAGACCGTGGCCCGCAATCCGCTCGCCAGCCCGGACATCATCGGGATCAGCCAGGGCGCGAGCGCGCTGACGGTGGGCGCGATGACGTTCGGGGTGACGTCGTACACGGTCCTGCCGTATCTGTCCGTCGCGGGCGGGCTGCTGGCCGCCGCGCTCGTGTACGTCTTCGCCTGGCGCGGCGGGCTGCACGCGACACGGTTCGTGCTCATCGGGATCGGGTTCGCGATCGCGCTGCGCTCGGTGACCACGCTCTTCATGACGAAGGGCGACTATCTGGTCGCGCAGCAGGCGCAGATCTGGATGACGGGCTCGCTGAACGGCCGTGGCTGGGCGGAGGCCGCGCCGCTGGGCTGGACGCTGCTGGTCCTCGTACCGGCCGTCGCGTGGGCGGCCCGGGCGCAGCGGGCGGTCGGTCTGGACGACGACACGGCGACGGCGCTCGGTGTGCGGCTGAACCGGGTGCGGCTGGGGCTCGTGGTGCTCGGGGTCGTCCTCGCCTCGGTGGCGACCGGGGCGGCGGGGCCCGTCGACTTCGTGGCGCTGCTCGCTCCGCAGATCGCCCGGCGGATGACCCGTACCGCGCAGATCCCGCTCGTGTGCTCGGCGTTGCTGGGTGCCGTCGTCGTCGTGCTCGCCGATCTGCTGGGGCGGAAGCTGTTCTCGCCGACCGAGGTGCCGGTCGGGGTGTTCACGGCGGCCGTGGGGGCGCCGTATCTGATCTGGCTCATCGTCCGGAGCCGTACCGTCCGTTCTGGGGTCAAGGCGTGA
- a CDS encoding FecCD family ABC transporter permease, translating to MQARRPVALAAAVLALLLAILFSLAFGARAIPPSAVLDALLNGGHSDAAEVVRGLRVPRTAIGLMVGAGLALAGTVLQGITRNPIADPGILGISQGASVGVVLAIAFAGIHTLTGYVWFAFVGAAIASVAVYAIASSGRGGATPVKLALGGAAINALLVSVTTAVLTTKASALDEFRFWQVGSLSGRDAEIVGQVWPFLLVGAVLVLSVARGLDALALGEDVARGLGQRVATVRIVGGLGATVLTGVGVAAAGPLAFIGLAVPHIARAIVGPDHRWVLPLAALLGPTMLLVSDTVGRVLFPPSEVPAGVMTALIGVPFLVGLVRRKAVPA from the coding sequence ATGCAAGCCAGACGCCCAGTCGCCCTGGCGGCAGCCGTCCTGGCCCTGCTGCTGGCGATCCTGTTCAGCCTGGCCTTCGGCGCCCGCGCCATCCCACCCTCCGCCGTGCTGGACGCCCTCCTGAACGGCGGCCACAGCGACGCCGCCGAAGTCGTACGCGGCCTCCGCGTCCCCCGTACCGCCATCGGCCTCATGGTCGGCGCGGGACTCGCACTCGCCGGCACGGTCCTCCAGGGCATCACCCGCAACCCCATCGCCGACCCCGGCATCCTGGGCATCAGCCAGGGCGCATCGGTCGGCGTCGTCCTCGCCATCGCGTTCGCGGGGATCCACACGCTCACGGGGTATGTGTGGTTCGCCTTCGTGGGCGCGGCGATCGCTTCGGTCGCGGTGTACGCGATCGCGTCGAGCGGGCGGGGCGGCGCGACGCCGGTGAAGCTCGCCCTGGGCGGCGCCGCGATCAACGCGCTGCTCGTGTCGGTCACCACCGCCGTGCTCACCACCAAGGCGTCCGCGCTGGACGAGTTCCGCTTCTGGCAGGTGGGCTCGCTGTCCGGGCGGGACGCGGAGATCGTCGGACAGGTGTGGCCGTTCCTGCTGGTCGGGGCCGTGCTCGTGCTGTCGGTGGCCCGCGGGCTCGACGCGCTCGCGCTCGGCGAGGACGTCGCCCGGGGGCTGGGGCAGCGGGTCGCGACGGTACGGATCGTCGGCGGGCTCGGAGCCACCGTCCTCACCGGGGTCGGCGTCGCCGCGGCCGGACCCCTCGCCTTCATCGGGCTCGCCGTTCCGCACATCGCCCGCGCGATCGTGGGGCCCGACCACCGCTGGGTGCTGCCGCTCGCCGCGCTCCTCGGCCCGACCATGCTGCTCGTCTCGGACACCGTCGGCCGGGTGCTGTTCCCGCCGAGCGAGGTCCCGGCGGGCGTGATGACGGCTCTGATCGGGGTGCCGTTCCTGGTCGGGCTCGTCCGCAGGAAGGCGGTACCGGCGTGA
- a CDS encoding 1,4-dihydroxy-6-naphthoate synthase codes for MAYSPCPNDTFVFDAWAHGRIPGAPALDVTFADIDITNGMAERGEFDVLKVSYAVLPYVLDEWALLPCGGALGRGCGPLVLTREPGVDLTGRTVAVPSERSTAYLLFRLWAADTVPGGVGEIVVMPFHEIMPAVRDGKVDAGLVIHEARFTYQNYGLHKLADMGEHWESTTGLPIPLGAIIAKRSLGEDTLRLLAESARTSVRAAWDDPEASRAYVMEHAQEMDVSVANQHIGLYVNEFTADLGEDGYAAVRGLLTRAAAEGLVPALAPDALSFP; via the coding sequence ATCGCGTACTCGCCCTGCCCGAACGACACCTTCGTCTTCGACGCCTGGGCCCATGGCCGGATCCCGGGGGCGCCCGCGCTGGACGTGACCTTCGCGGACATCGACATCACCAACGGCATGGCGGAACGCGGCGAGTTCGACGTCCTGAAGGTGTCGTACGCCGTCCTGCCGTACGTCCTGGACGAATGGGCCCTGCTGCCCTGCGGGGGCGCGCTGGGGCGGGGCTGCGGGCCGCTGGTGCTGACCCGGGAGCCCGGCGTGGACCTCACCGGCCGCACGGTCGCCGTGCCGAGCGAGAGGTCGACCGCCTACCTGCTGTTCCGTCTGTGGGCCGCGGACACCGTGCCCGGCGGGGTCGGCGAGATCGTCGTCATGCCGTTCCACGAGATCATGCCGGCGGTGCGGGACGGCAAGGTCGACGCGGGCCTGGTGATCCACGAGGCGCGCTTCACCTACCAGAACTACGGGCTCCACAAGCTCGCGGACATGGGCGAGCACTGGGAGTCGACGACGGGGCTGCCGATCCCGCTCGGCGCGATCATCGCCAAGCGGTCGCTGGGCGAGGACACGTTGCGGCTGCTCGCCGAGTCCGCCCGTACGTCGGTGCGGGCCGCCTGGGACGACCCCGAGGCGTCTCGGGCGTACGTCATGGAGCACGCCCAGGAGATGGACGTCTCCGTCGCGAACCAGCACATCGGGCTGTACGTCAACGAGTTCACGGCCGACCTCGGGGAGGACGGGTACGCGGCGGTTCGGGGGCTGTTGACGCGTGCGGCGGCCGAAGGGCTGGTGCCGGCTCTTGCGCCGGACGCGCTTTCGTTTCCCTGA
- a CDS encoding futalosine hydrolase, with amino-acid sequence MRVLVATAVLVERDAVAAAFAPSPAREYAIPGATLSRVTPAEGGPVVLDLLAAGVGPAAAAAATAAALTAAALDEQPSGPYDLVVSAGIGGGFQPEAPVGSLVLADEITAADLGAETADGFVPVTELGFGAVTHRPPESLVRAVAAVTGARTGAVLTVNTVTGSADRAAELRRRHPGALAEAMEGFGVAEAAAAHGVPVLELRAVSNPVGPRDRAAWRIGDALAALTGAFGKLAPALESWNPHDRTQ; translated from the coding sequence ATGCGTGTCCTCGTAGCCACCGCGGTCCTCGTCGAACGGGACGCGGTGGCCGCGGCGTTCGCGCCCTCACCGGCCCGGGAGTACGCGATTCCGGGGGCGACCCTGAGCAGGGTGACGCCCGCGGAGGGCGGCCCCGTCGTCCTCGATCTGCTCGCCGCGGGCGTGGGCCCGGCGGCCGCCGCCGCCGCGACCGCGGCGGCGCTGACGGCAGCCGCTCTGGATGAGCAGCCCTCCGGACCGTACGACCTGGTCGTCTCCGCCGGTATCGGGGGCGGCTTCCAGCCCGAGGCACCCGTCGGATCGCTCGTCCTCGCCGACGAGATCACCGCGGCGGATCTCGGCGCCGAGACCGCGGACGGATTCGTACCGGTCACCGAACTGGGCTTCGGGGCTGTCACCCACCGTCCGCCGGAATCACTCGTACGAGCGGTCGCGGCCGTCACCGGAGCGCGTACCGGTGCTGTTCTCACCGTCAACACCGTGACCGGAAGCGCCGACCGCGCCGCCGAACTGCGCCGGCGCCATCCAGGGGCGCTCGCCGAGGCGATGGAGGGATTCGGGGTCGCTGAGGCCGCCGCCGCGCACGGTGTGCCCGTACTGGAGCTCCGTGCCGTGTCCAACCCCGTCGGGCCCCGCGACCGCGCCGCCTGGCGGATCGGGGACGCCCTCGCGGCACTCACCGGGGCGTTCGGGAAGCTCGCGCCCGCATTGGAGAGTTGGAATCCACATGACCGCACTCAATGA
- a CDS encoding helicase-associated domain-containing protein, producing MSSDEKQVAPRSLAEALRAKDDGSLAALLRARPDLITPVPTDLTQLATRAGTRASVIRALERLDRFTLQAAEALAVAPEPADRETLLALLAGDENDPAVVGAFPHALAALREQALVWGPDDRLRLVRTARELLAPSPQHPSPTGLGPTVAEATSGMSPGRIQEILTAAGLPTTHDAVSAVASLTALFTDRARMAELLATAPPDSLDVLSRLVWGPPYGQVTADPASRLRWLLDRGLLLPTAPGTVVLPREVALHLRAGRAHRDTEPLPPAVEPAATHRPQVVDTTAAGQAYTSLATIEELLKDWDEGGPTVLRAGGLSVRDLKRTAVALDVPEPVAAFWVELAYAAGLLASDGEADERYAATPAYDEWLELPSAERWTLLATAWLSATRTAGVIGGRDAKERTLSALGPGLDRSAAPEVRHRVLTLLAALPEGASASPDSLVARLHWERALRGAASSDDLRARLARWTLSEAESLGITGRGALSAHGRALIGAQPGASAPETRPGTEPGTGTGAGTGTETGAEADSGPGDKLPVHHHRHHPAPPPQPRSPAELASAAARAGKLLAPLLPEPLDHVLLQADLTAVAPGPLQRPLADTLDVLADVESKGGATVYRFTPGSVRRALDAGRSASDLHAFLSEHSRTPVPQPLTYLIDDVARRHGHLRIGSASAYVRCDDDALLNEIIADKRSQGLRLRRLAPTVLAAQADPATLLEGLRSMGFAPAAESAEGDVLITRAHAHRTPPRTAPEPVPDGPPSPDTTLLGAAIRAIRAGDLASTTPHKPTASAAPGRNGTLPRTTSAETLATMQAAVLTGDTLWIGYVNAEGSASQRVIAPIKVEGGFVTAYDHTADEVRTYPLHRVTGVAELADEQA from the coding sequence ATGAGCAGCGATGAGAAGCAGGTGGCCCCGCGGTCCCTCGCGGAGGCGCTCCGCGCGAAGGACGACGGTTCCCTCGCCGCGCTCCTGCGCGCCCGCCCGGACCTCATCACGCCCGTCCCCACCGACCTCACGCAGCTCGCGACCCGCGCAGGCACCCGTGCCTCGGTGATCCGCGCCCTGGAGCGCCTGGACCGGTTCACGCTCCAGGCGGCGGAGGCGCTGGCGGTGGCCCCGGAGCCGGCGGACCGCGAGACGCTCCTGGCGCTGCTGGCCGGCGACGAGAACGACCCCGCGGTCGTCGGTGCGTTCCCGCACGCCCTGGCCGCCCTGCGCGAACAGGCCCTGGTGTGGGGCCCGGACGACCGGCTCCGCCTGGTCCGCACGGCCCGCGAACTGCTCGCGCCCTCGCCGCAGCACCCGTCCCCGACAGGTCTCGGGCCGACGGTCGCGGAGGCCACCTCGGGCATGTCCCCCGGCCGGATCCAGGAGATCCTCACGGCGGCGGGGCTGCCCACGACGCACGACGCGGTGTCGGCGGTGGCTTCCCTGACCGCCCTGTTCACCGACCGCGCCCGGATGGCGGAGCTGCTCGCCACGGCCCCGCCCGACTCCCTGGACGTCCTGTCCCGGCTGGTCTGGGGCCCTCCCTACGGCCAGGTGACCGCCGATCCCGCCTCGCGTCTGCGCTGGCTCCTGGACCGCGGTCTGCTCCTGCCGACGGCACCCGGCACGGTCGTACTGCCCCGCGAGGTCGCCCTCCATCTCCGGGCGGGCCGCGCCCATCGCGACACCGAGCCCCTGCCACCGGCGGTCGAGCCCGCCGCCACGCACCGTCCACAGGTTGTGGACACGACGGCGGCCGGCCAGGCGTACACCTCGCTCGCGACCATCGAGGAGCTGCTGAAGGACTGGGACGAGGGCGGCCCGACGGTCCTGCGCGCGGGCGGCCTGAGCGTACGGGACCTCAAGCGCACCGCCGTGGCCCTGGACGTCCCGGAGCCGGTCGCCGCGTTCTGGGTCGAACTCGCTTACGCGGCAGGCCTGTTGGCGTCGGACGGCGAGGCCGACGAGCGGTACGCGGCGACCCCGGCGTACGACGAGTGGCTGGAGCTTCCGTCGGCGGAGCGCTGGACGCTGCTGGCCACGGCCTGGCTGTCCGCCACCCGCACGGCGGGCGTGATCGGCGGCCGGGACGCCAAGGAGCGCACCCTGTCGGCGCTGGGCCCTGGCCTCGACCGCTCGGCCGCCCCCGAGGTCCGCCACCGCGTCCTGACACTCCTCGCCGCGCTCCCCGAGGGCGCCTCCGCGTCCCCCGACTCCCTCGTCGCCCGCCTCCACTGGGAGCGCGCGCTGCGCGGGGCCGCCTCCTCGGACGACCTGCGGGCCCGGCTCGCCCGGTGGACGCTGTCCGAGGCCGAGTCGCTGGGGATCACCGGGCGGGGGGCGCTGTCGGCGCACGGCCGGGCGCTGATCGGGGCGCAACCGGGCGCGTCCGCCCCGGAGACGAGGCCGGGAACGGAGCCGGGGACGGGAACGGGAGCAGGGACGGGGACTGAGACGGGGGCTGAGGCGGACTCCGGCCCGGGCGACAAACTGCCCGTCCACCACCACAGGCACCACCCCGCGCCCCCTCCGCAACCCCGCTCGCCCGCCGAGCTGGCCTCCGCCGCCGCCCGCGCAGGCAAGCTGCTCGCGCCCCTGCTGCCCGAGCCCCTCGACCACGTCCTCCTCCAGGCGGACCTGACGGCGGTCGCCCCCGGCCCGCTGCAACGCCCGCTGGCGGACACGCTGGACGTCCTCGCGGACGTGGAGTCGAAGGGCGGGGCGACGGTGTACCGCTTCACACCGGGCTCCGTACGCCGGGCCCTGGACGCGGGCCGCTCGGCCTCGGACCTGCACGCCTTCCTCTCCGAGCACTCCCGTACGCCGGTTCCGCAGCCGCTCACCTACCTGATCGACGACGTGGCGCGCAGGCACGGGCATCTGCGGATCGGCTCGGCGTCGGCGTACGTGCGCTGCGACGACGACGCCCTGCTGAACGAGATCATCGCCGACAAACGCTCCCAGGGGCTGCGTCTGCGCCGTCTCGCGCCCACGGTGCTGGCCGCGCAGGCCGACCCGGCGACACTGCTCGAAGGGCTGCGCTCGATGGGCTTCGCACCGGCCGCCGAGTCCGCCGAGGGCGATGTACTGATCACCCGCGCGCACGCCCACCGCACGCCCCCGCGCACGGCGCCCGAGCCGGTCCCCGACGGTCCGCCGTCCCCCGACACCACCCTGCTGGGCGCCGCGATCCGGGCCATCCGCGCGGGCGACCTGGCCTCCACGACCCCGCACAAGCCCACCGCCTCCGCCGCGCCCGGCCGCAACGGCACGCTCCCGCGCACCACCTCCGCCGAGACCCTCGCCACCATGCAGGCCGCCGTCCTGACCGGCGACACCCTCTGGATCGGGTACGTCAACGCCGAGGGCTCCGCCAGCCAGCGCGTCATCGCCCCGATCAAGGTGGAGGGCGGCTTCGTCACGGCGTACGACCACACCGCGGACGAGGTCCGCACCTATCCGCTGCACCGGGTGACGGGCGTCGCGGAACTGGCGGACGAGCAGGCCTGA